A window of the Gossypium arboreum isolate Shixiya-1 chromosome 2, ASM2569848v2, whole genome shotgun sequence genome harbors these coding sequences:
- the LOC108467068 gene encoding F-box protein FBW2-like: MEEDGEFRCWDELIPDALGLIFKNLSLQEILTVIPRVCKSWQRAVSGPYCWQDIDIEQWSQQCRPETLDRMLQMLITRSSGSLRKLCVTGLPNSQSFSFIADNAKSLRTLRLPRSEISDSVVEQVAGRLSSVTFLDVSYCRNIGAPALEAIGKHCKLLMGLRRTMHPLEVVGKLSQDDEALAIATTMPKLKQLEVAYLLISTEGVVKILENCPELELLDVRGCWNVKLDENLVKKFSRLKVVGPLVVDYFGMKGWDDCSNYSGSSGYLAWDFVAGDVGIGYDDVISDVDWEDDQSIEDVEMRFYDGFDLENAAFDWPLSP; encoded by the exons ATGGAAGAGGATGGTGAATTCAGGTGCTGGGATGAATTGATTCCAGATGCACTTGGGTTGATTTTCAAGAATCTTTCACTCCAGGAGATACTCACTGTAATCCCAAGGGTGTGCAAATCATGGCAGAGAGCAGTTAGTGGACCCTATTGCTGGCAGGACATCGACATCGAACAATGGAGCCAACAATGCCGGCCCGAGACCCTTGATCGCATGCTTCAAATGCTGATAACTAGAAGTTCGGGTTCACTCCGCAAGCTCTGTGTTACTGGTCTCCCTAATAGCCAGAGTTTTTCATTCATTGCAGATAA TGCGAAATCTCTTCGGACTTTACGGCTGCCAAGAAGTGAAATAAGTGATTCAGTAGTGGAACAGGTTGCTGGGAGACTCTCTTCGGTGACTTTCTTGGATGTTAGTTACTGCAGGAATATTGGAGCTCCAGCACTTGAAGCAATAGGCAAGCACTGTAAGTTACTAATGGGATTGAGGAGAACAATGCACCCGTTAGAGGTAGTTGGCAAACTGTCTCAAGATGATGAGGCCCTTGCTATTGCTACCACAATGCCGAAGCTCAAGCAACTCGAGGTAGCATACTTGCTTATTAGCACAGAAGGTGTGGTTAAGATACTTGAAAACTGCCCTGAGCTTGAATTATTGGACGTGAGAGGATGTTGGAACGTGAAGCTGGATGAAAATCTTGTCAAGAAATTCTCACGGCTGAAGGTGGTCGGACCTCTTGTTGTGGATTATTTTGGGATGAAGGGCTGGGATGATTGTTCAAACTATTCAGGTTCCTCAGGTTACTTGGCCTGGGACTTTGTTGCCGGAGATGTCGGTATTGGTTACGATGATGTGATATCAGATGTGGATTGGGAAGACGACCAAAGTATAGAAGATGTGGAAATGAGGTTCTACGACGGTTTTGACTTGGAAAATGCTGCGTTCGATTGGCCCCTCTCCCCTTGA
- the LOC108467080 gene encoding uncharacterized protein LOC108467080: MAWNVLGLVSGFAIGAWIRRRQWRRICVETAKAGGKRLNLVDRIEKLEEDLKSSVAIIRVLSRQLEKLGIRFRVTRKGLKQPIEETAALAQKNSEATRALAAQEEILEKELEEIQKVLLAMQEQQQKQLELILAIAKSGKLFEDKREPSQEKDTVEACKSTEEAKQMEVNQTRPLGTTRGSGNDRT, encoded by the exons ATGGCCTGGAATGTCTTAGGCTTGGTGAGTGGGTTTGCCATCGGGGCGTGGATTAGGAGGCGCCAGTGGCGGAGAATTTGTGTGGAAACAGCAAAGGCTGGTGGAAAAAGGTTGAATTTGGTTGACAGGATTGAGAAATTAGAGGAGGATTTAAAGAGTTCCGTTGCCATTATTCGTGTTTTGTCTAGGCAACTTGAGAAGTTGGGGATTCGATTTCGAGTAACAAGGAAAGGTTTGAAACAGCCTATTGAAGAG ACTGCAGCTTTGGCTCAAAAGAATTCCGAGGCTACTAGAGCGTTAGCAGCTCAAGAAGAAATCCTGGAGAAGGAGCTTGAGGAAATTCAGAAAGTTTTGCTGGCAATGCAG GAGCAACAACAAAAACAACTGGAGTTAATCCTTGCGATTGCAAAGTCGGGGAAGTTGTTTGAAGACAAGCGGGAACCTAGTCAAGAGAAAGATACGGTTGAAGCATGTAAGTCAACTGAGGAGGCAAAACAAATGGAAGTCAACCAGACTCGACCTTTAGGTACAACTAGGGGATCTGGCAATGACAGAACATAA
- the LOC108467172 gene encoding polyadenylate-binding protein 3 isoform X2 produces the protein MQSKLQEHRCWWSWWSLEYEPQIFVVILADAVDYACTPEEVQQHFQSCGTVNRVTILTDKYGQPKGFAYVEFLEAEAVQEALVLNESELHGRQLKVMPKRTNVPGMKQYRPRRFNPYMGYRSRRPYIPPYFYSPYGFGKIPRFRRPMRYMPYY, from the exons ATGCAATCTAAGTTGCAAGAACATCGTTGCTGGTGGTCGTGGTGGTCATTGGAGTATGAACCTCAGATATTTGTGGTCATTTTGGCTGATGCG GTTGATTATGCATGCACACCTGAAGAAGTGCAGCAGCATTTTCAATCTTGTGGCACTGTAAACAGAGTAACTATTCTGACGGACAAGTATGGTCAACCGAAAGGATTTGCTTATGTAGAGTTTCTGGAAGCAGAAGCTGTTCAAGAGGCTCTTGTGCTGAATGAATCTGAATTACATGGCCGCCAGTTGAAG GTTATGCCAAAAAGGACTAATGTTCCTGGGATGAAGCAGTACCGTCCAAGGCGATTCAATCCTTACATGGGCTACCGGTCCAGGAGGCCCTATATACCGCCTTATTTCTATTCTCCTTATGGATTCGG GAAGATTCCTAGATTCAGGAGGCCGATGCGGTATATGCCCTACTACTAG
- the LOC108467172 gene encoding polyadenylate-binding protein 2 isoform X1, translated as MDEEEHEVYGGEIPDEGEMEGELDPQNADVDMSAADEDAVKELDEMKKRLKEMEDEAAALREMQAKVEKEMGAVQDPAGATANQASKEEADSRSVFVGNVDYACTPEEVQQHFQSCGTVNRVTILTDKYGQPKGFAYVEFLEAEAVQEALVLNESELHGRQLKVMPKRTNVPGMKQYRPRRFNPYMGYRSRRPYIPPYFYSPYGFGKIPRFRRPMRYMPYY; from the exons atggatgaaGAGGAGCATGAGGTGTACGGAGGGGAAATCCCCGACGAAGGAGAGATGGAGGGCGAATTGGACCCTCAGAACGCCGACGTCGACATGTCCGCCGCCGATGAAGACGCTGTCAag GAATTGGACGAGATGAAGAAACGGTTGAAGGAAATGGAAGATGAAGCGGCGGCACTCCGTGAAATGCAGGCCAAAGTCGAGAAGGAAATGGGTGCTGTTCAAG ATCCCGCTGGTGCAACAGCTAATCAGGCGAGCAAAGAGGAAGCAGATTCACGATCAGTTTTTGTTGGCAAT GTTGATTATGCATGCACACCTGAAGAAGTGCAGCAGCATTTTCAATCTTGTGGCACTGTAAACAGAGTAACTATTCTGACGGACAAGTATGGTCAACCGAAAGGATTTGCTTATGTAGAGTTTCTGGAAGCAGAAGCTGTTCAAGAGGCTCTTGTGCTGAATGAATCTGAATTACATGGCCGCCAGTTGAAG GTTATGCCAAAAAGGACTAATGTTCCTGGGATGAAGCAGTACCGTCCAAGGCGATTCAATCCTTACATGGGCTACCGGTCCAGGAGGCCCTATATACCGCCTTATTTCTATTCTCCTTATGGATTCGG GAAGATTCCTAGATTCAGGAGGCCGATGCGGTATATGCCCTACTACTAG
- the LOC108467058 gene encoding ras-related protein Rab11A-like, translating to MANADPSQKVDYVFKVVLIGDSGVGKSQILARFARNDFSLDSKSTIGVEFQTRTLLIEHKSVKAQIWDTAGQERYRAVTSAYYRGAAGAMLVYDVTKRQTFNHIARWLEELRGHADKNIVIMLVGNKSDLEKQREVSTEDATEFAQKEGLFFLETSALAAKNVETAFLTVLTEIFNIVNKKNLVAGENQWNGNGNPTSLAGKKIIIPGPAQEIPAKSNMCCRS from the exons ATGGCAAATGCAGACCCAAGCCAGAAGGTTGACTACGTTTTCAAAGTAGTGTTGATCGGTGATTCAGGTGTGGGTAAGTCTCAAATTCTTGCTCGTTTTGCTAGAAACGACTTCAGCTTAGATTCCAAGTCTACCATCGGAGTTGAGTTTCAGACTAGAACCCTCCTCATTGAGCACAAGAGTGTTAAGGCTCAGATCTGGGACACTGCTGGTCAAGAACG ATACAGGGCTGTTACGAGTGCATACTATAGGGGTGCTGCCGGGGCAATGCTGGTTTATGATGTAACGAAACGCCAGACCTTCAATCACATCGCACGCTGGCTAGAAGAGTTGCGTGGTCATGCTGACAAGAACATTGTTATAATGCTGGTTGGGAACAAAAGTGACCTCGAAAAGCAGCGGGAAGTCTCAACAGAGGATGCCACCGAATTTGCTCAAAAGGAAGGACTATTTTTCTTGGAGACCTCAGCTCTTGCAGCGAAAAATGTTGAGACCGCATTCTTAACAGTGCTTACTGAGATCTTCAACATAGTGAACAAGAAAAACCTAGTTGCCGGTGAGAATCAATGGAACGGCAATGGCAATCCCACGTCACTAGCAGGCAAGAAAATCATCATTCCAGGTCCAGCTCAAGAAATTCCAGCAAAGAGCAACATGTGTTGTAGATCATGA